The stretch of DNA ATTTAATAACCCAACAATAAAAACTTTTCCATGAGAGTTTGATTCATCATACTCAATAAGTGATTGTACGATTCCAAATCCGGCTTCACTACTTAAAAAGTCAAACCCTGTATTAATCCCACGTTTTTCAATATTTATAAACATATTATTTAAAATAAAATATGTAAATATAAATATCCCTGCAAGTGCAAGTATTTGATAAATGATAGCTCTTTTTTCAGGATTGTTATAAAAGGCTACATTTTCCTGAGGTTCTTTTTTTATTTTTTTCATTTTTTTACCTTGTCATTAAAAGAAGAAGAAAATCTTCTTCTTTTGTATTAAATAAAATAAGTATTTCTACTTTTTTTATCTAATTGGTGCTCCATATTGTAAACCACCATCTTTCCAAAGTTTATTTAAACCTCTGTCAATTTTTAATGGAGAGTCTTTTCCAACATTTCTATCAAATACTTCTCCATAGTTACCAACTTGCTTGATAATATTATAAGCCCATTTTGCATCAAGACCCATTTGCTCACCAATATTTGATGAAGTTCCTAATAATCTTTTTACATTTGGATTGTTAGATTTTAACATTTCATCAACATTTTTAGAAGTAATACCTAATTCTTCTGCATTTAACATTGCAATATGAGTCCATTTTGCGATATTAAACCATTTGTCATCACCTTGTCTAACAACAGGACCTAAAGGCTCTTTTGAAATAATTTCAGGTAAAACAATTGCAGAGTTTGGATCTTTTAGTTTTGTTCTTAAAGCATATAATTGAGAAGCATCAGAAGTAATAACATCACATCTTCCAGCTTTAAAACCTTCAATTGTTTGAGCTGTAGTATCATATGTAATTGGAGTATACGCCATGTTGTTTGCTTTGAAGTAATCAGTTAAGTTAAGTTCAGTAGTAGTTCCTGCTTGAATACAAAATGCAGCTCCATCAAGCTCTTTAGCAGATTTTACACCAAGGTCTTTTTTTACCATGAAACCTTGTCCATCATAATAGTTAACAGCAACAAAGTTTAATCCTAAAGAAGTATCTCTAGTTGCAGTCCAAGTTGTGTTTCTTGAAAGAACATCAATTTCACCACTTTGTAAAGCAGTAAATCTCTCTTTTGCATTTAAGTGAGCATATTTAACTTTAGATGCATCACCTAAAACTGCTGCCGCTACAGCTTTACAAAAATCAACATCCATACCTTTCCAAACACCATCTGTATCAGGAGCAGCAAATCCAGGAAGACCAGTATTTAGTCCACAACTTAAGTAACCTTTCTTCTTCGTATCGTCAAGTGTATCTGCCATAGATACCGATGCAGTCATTGCTAAAGCAGCAAGACTTAATGTAACAGTTTTAAGTAATTTCATCATTTCATCCTTTTTTTATTTTTCACAACAAAATTATATATTCTAAATATAGCAATTGTGTAGCAAATACAATTATATTGTAAAAAATTACCTACTTTTAAAAACTTTTGTATAATTAATGTGCAATTTTGATATTACTTCCTTCTTATTTAATATGTAAATTAGCACCTAAATATTTGTCAAATTTAAGGGGATTTATATTAAGCTTAGGAAAATTTAAATTGGAGCATTT from Arcobacter sp. F155 encodes:
- a CDS encoding amino acid ABC transporter substrate-binding protein; its protein translation is MKLLKTVTLSLAALAMTASVSMADTLDDTKKKGYLSCGLNTGLPGFAAPDTDGVWKGMDVDFCKAVAAAVLGDASKVKYAHLNAKERFTALQSGEIDVLSRNTTWTATRDTSLGLNFVAVNYYDGQGFMVKKDLGVKSAKELDGAAFCIQAGTTTELNLTDYFKANNMAYTPITYDTTAQTIEGFKAGRCDVITSDASQLYALRTKLKDPNSAIVLPEIISKEPLGPVVRQGDDKWFNIAKWTHIAMLNAEELGITSKNVDEMLKSNNPNVKRLLGTSSNIGEQMGLDAKWAYNIIKQVGNYGEVFDRNVGKDSPLKIDRGLNKLWKDGGLQYGAPIR